From Geomonas agri, one genomic window encodes:
- a CDS encoding PAS domain-containing hybrid sensor histidine kinase/response regulator has translation MTGSKKQTVNFTANYTVLLAFFVALFFPLGYFAISYQYAVGSLETEAEINAGIITGLGDLAPDSRNGDAHHLEALLSHHGTHGQKEKHRVLDSLGHVLAASGYDPDTPVIMRSQPIHYGDKVIGSVEISRSLRPILKKSVMVAVLGLSIAVIVFILLPFRAINRANRQLQDSYDFLIKVMENSANALIVLNLDGTIGMLNGRCTETSGYSPEELMGKRISELVCPESRDMVIEQLHRVATGLAGLLHFEADMLCKDGSTVTIACGATPVYQEGRIAGTVLSVVNITERRAAVEALRSAKEYTENLIQAASVMILGLDLKGRVTLFNRTAEEVTGYRQEELAGQNWFETVMGAEAFYKMCGTPHKGTDQQRMDACEGQIVTKNGAMRTVSWRNSAIIEKGVRIGTLCFGIDITEHRKIEAQLRHSQKMESIGQLAGGVAHDFNNMLSVMLGYAQLAQLETVETTSLWVYLQEIIKAGERSRDMVRKLLAFSRKEIISPRAVNLNEHCLETEKALSRLIGEEVRFNFIPDPKLWTVKIDPSQVDQILMNLAVNSRDAMPGGGVLTIQTGNVEVDEAFCDYRLDAKPGSYACLSVIDTGTGMDRELVKRIFEPFFTTKEVGRGTGLGLATVYGIVTQNGGFVDVESEPGRGTTFHIYLPQLTAEVLPAAHNVPGTLHGTGTVLVVEDDDMMRTMATQMLEKIGYRVIQAATPHVALSICGEPNHDIDLVLSDVIMPEMNGLDMARGITDLRPETKVLFMTGYSSDIITKYGISTDHELHYIQKPFDMERLHAKIIEMRAA, from the coding sequence ATGACTGGTTCTAAGAAACAAACAGTCAACTTCACAGCCAACTACACGGTTTTACTCGCCTTCTTCGTAGCACTCTTTTTCCCCCTCGGTTACTTCGCCATCAGCTACCAATACGCCGTCGGCAGCCTCGAGACCGAGGCCGAAATAAATGCTGGGATCATCACCGGTCTCGGCGACCTGGCCCCCGACTCACGTAACGGTGATGCGCACCACCTGGAAGCCCTGCTCTCCCACCATGGCACCCACGGCCAAAAGGAGAAGCATCGCGTCCTCGACTCGCTGGGACACGTGCTTGCAGCGAGTGGCTACGATCCGGACACCCCGGTCATCATGCGCTCGCAGCCGATTCATTACGGCGACAAGGTGATCGGCAGCGTCGAGATCAGCCGGTCCCTTCGCCCCATCCTGAAGAAATCCGTCATGGTGGCGGTTTTGGGGCTCAGCATAGCCGTGATAGTTTTCATTCTGCTTCCCTTCCGAGCCATAAACCGAGCCAACCGCCAGTTGCAGGACTCCTACGACTTCCTTATCAAGGTCATGGAGAACAGCGCCAACGCCCTTATCGTGCTTAACCTGGACGGCACCATCGGCATGCTCAACGGGCGCTGCACCGAGACCAGCGGCTACTCTCCCGAAGAACTTATGGGCAAGAGGATTTCGGAGCTGGTCTGCCCAGAGTCACGTGACATGGTGATCGAGCAGTTGCACCGGGTGGCCACCGGGCTTGCCGGCCTGCTCCACTTCGAGGCCGATATGCTGTGCAAGGACGGCTCCACGGTCACCATCGCCTGTGGCGCCACCCCTGTTTACCAAGAAGGGCGCATCGCCGGCACCGTCCTTTCCGTGGTGAACATCACCGAGCGCAGAGCAGCTGTGGAAGCGCTCCGGTCCGCCAAGGAGTACACCGAGAACCTGATCCAGGCCGCCAGTGTCATGATCCTCGGACTCGACCTCAAGGGAAGAGTCACCCTGTTCAACAGAACCGCCGAGGAGGTCACCGGCTACCGCCAAGAAGAATTGGCGGGGCAGAACTGGTTTGAAACGGTGATGGGGGCGGAGGCCTTCTACAAGATGTGCGGCACTCCGCACAAGGGAACGGACCAGCAACGCATGGACGCCTGCGAAGGGCAGATCGTCACCAAGAACGGGGCGATGCGCACAGTCTCCTGGCGCAACAGCGCCATCATCGAAAAGGGGGTGCGCATCGGCACCCTTTGCTTCGGCATCGACATCACCGAGCACAGAAAGATCGAGGCACAGCTCAGGCATTCGCAGAAGATGGAGTCGATCGGGCAACTGGCCGGGGGTGTGGCACATGACTTCAACAACATGCTGAGCGTGATGCTGGGTTATGCGCAACTGGCCCAACTGGAAACAGTCGAAACTACCTCGCTTTGGGTCTACCTGCAGGAGATCATCAAGGCAGGCGAACGATCCCGAGACATGGTGCGCAAGCTGCTCGCCTTCTCCCGCAAGGAAATCATCTCCCCGAGGGCAGTGAACCTGAACGAACACTGTCTGGAAACGGAGAAGGCGCTGAGCCGGCTGATCGGCGAGGAGGTCCGCTTCAACTTCATTCCCGATCCCAAACTATGGACGGTCAAGATCGACCCTTCACAGGTGGACCAGATCCTGATGAACCTGGCCGTCAACTCCAGGGATGCCATGCCCGGCGGCGGAGTGCTCACCATACAAACCGGGAACGTGGAGGTGGACGAAGCCTTCTGCGATTACCGACTGGACGCCAAGCCCGGCTCGTACGCCTGCCTGAGCGTCATCGATACCGGCACCGGGATGGACCGGGAACTGGTGAAGCGGATCTTCGAACCGTTTTTCACCACCAAGGAGGTAGGCAGAGGTACCGGCCTGGGATTGGCCACGGTGTACGGCATCGTGACCCAAAACGGTGGCTTCGTCGATGTGGAGAGCGAGCCCGGGCGCGGCACCACCTTCCACATCTACCTGCCCCAGCTGACGGCAGAGGTACTGCCTGCCGCTCACAACGTGCCAGGGACGCTGCACGGCACCGGGACCGTGCTGGTGGTAGAGGACGATGACATGATGCGGACCATGGCGACCCAGATGCTTGAAAAAATCGGGTACCGGGTCATCCAGGCAGCCACCCCGCACGTTGCCCTCTCCATCTGCGGTGAGCCCAACCACGACATCGACTTGGTGCTCTCGGACGTAATCATGCCGGAGATGAACGGTTTGGACATGGCACGCGGCATAACCGACCTGCGTCCGGAAACCAAGGTGCTGTTCATGACCGGCTATTCCTCGGACATCATCACCAAGTACGGTATCAGCACCGACCACGAACTGCATTACATCCAGAAACCCTTCGACATGGAAAGGCTGCACGCCAAGATCATAGAGATGCGCGCCGCCTGA
- a CDS encoding energy-coupling factor ABC transporter permease, translated as MHMADALLSPTVGAAMWAVSAGGVAVGSARLCRERDDRLAPLMGVLGGFLFAAQMINFSIPGTGSSGHLTGGLLLAILLGPSAAFLTVASVLMIQAFFFADGGLLALGCNIFNLGMIPALLVYPLCYRRLIGSAPGRRREVAVTMFSALLAMQLGALCVVLETAASGISALPLDKFLLLMQPIHLAIGLVEGAVTLAVVSFLRKARPELLTRGNTPGGVSGRVVLVSLLACALLVAGGLSRFASVKPDGLEWSVAKVAGATALSEHRTGLGAFMANLQHTTARYPDYQVAPAAVPPQAPAAAPAAAQANPAGKGSALPGIVGTVVTIMLVSGAALLLRRSNRGAVVPEA; from the coding sequence ATGCACATGGCGGACGCTCTGCTCTCGCCCACGGTAGGCGCGGCCATGTGGGCCGTATCCGCGGGTGGCGTCGCCGTCGGCTCGGCGCGGTTGTGCCGGGAGCGTGACGATCGCCTGGCGCCGCTCATGGGCGTGCTGGGGGGCTTTCTCTTTGCCGCGCAGATGATCAACTTCTCCATCCCGGGCACCGGGTCGAGCGGCCACTTGACGGGGGGGCTGCTCCTTGCCATCCTGCTGGGACCCAGCGCCGCCTTCCTCACCGTCGCTTCCGTCCTCATGATCCAGGCCTTTTTCTTTGCCGACGGCGGTCTCCTTGCCCTTGGCTGCAACATCTTCAACCTGGGCATGATCCCGGCGCTGCTGGTCTACCCGCTGTGCTACCGCAGGCTGATCGGTTCCGCACCGGGGCGCCGGCGCGAGGTGGCGGTGACCATGTTCTCGGCGCTGCTCGCCATGCAGCTGGGTGCGCTCTGCGTTGTGCTGGAGACGGCGGCGTCCGGCATCTCCGCGCTTCCTCTGGACAAATTCCTGCTCCTGATGCAGCCCATTCACCTGGCTATCGGTCTGGTCGAGGGGGCGGTGACGCTCGCCGTGGTCTCCTTTCTGCGCAAGGCCCGCCCCGAACTGCTCACCAGGGGCAATACCCCGGGGGGTGTTTCCGGTCGGGTGGTACTCGTTTCGCTGCTGGCCTGTGCCCTGCTCGTCGCCGGCGGCCTGTCCCGCTTCGCCTCGGTGAAACCGGACGGGCTGGAGTGGTCCGTCGCCAAGGTGGCCGGGGCGACAGCTCTCTCCGAGCACCGCACCGGTCTGGGCGCCTTCATGGCGAACCTGCAACACACAACCGCCCGTTACCCCGACTACCAGGTCGCTCCTGCGGCCGTGCCGCCCCAGGCGCCCGCCGCTGCGCCTGCCGCAGCCCAGGCCAATCCTGCAGGCAAGGGGAGCGCGCTTCCCGGTATCGTCGGCACTGTCGTCACTATCATGCTGGTTTCCGGTGCGGCCTTGCTGCTGCGCAGGTCCAACCGTGGAGCGGTAGTCCCCGAGGCGTAG
- the cbiQ gene encoding cobalt ECF transporter T component CbiQ yields the protein MASVNGALLDLKRLDQLAGEDTFVHRLDPRAKVLATLVFIVCVVSFGRYQVSALIPFFIFPVCLIAAGRLPAGYLAAKVALVAPFAIAVGICNPFFDRTVLAHLGPLEITGGWLSFASIVVRTALTVTAALTLTAVTGFASICRALVRLGMPKTFAMQLLFLYRYLFVLAEEGGRASRARELRSFGRKGRGMASYASLLGHLLLRTWQRAERMHMAMLARGYTGTFPAAQGGRFGAREILFVLFWSTLCITMRLYNGAELLGTLVTGYLP from the coding sequence ATGGCATCGGTAAACGGGGCTTTGCTTGATCTGAAGCGGCTGGACCAGCTCGCGGGGGAAGATACTTTCGTGCACCGGCTGGATCCTCGCGCCAAGGTGCTCGCCACCCTCGTCTTCATCGTATGCGTGGTTTCCTTCGGCCGCTACCAGGTTTCCGCCCTGATTCCCTTCTTCATCTTTCCCGTCTGCCTGATCGCTGCCGGTCGGCTGCCCGCCGGCTACCTGGCAGCCAAGGTTGCCCTGGTTGCTCCCTTCGCCATCGCCGTCGGCATCTGCAACCCCTTTTTCGACCGTACCGTCCTCGCGCACCTGGGCCCGCTGGAGATTACCGGCGGTTGGCTCTCCTTCGCCTCCATCGTCGTGCGCACCGCGCTTACCGTCACTGCCGCGCTCACCCTGACCGCTGTTACCGGCTTTGCCTCCATCTGCCGTGCCCTGGTTCGTCTGGGCATGCCCAAGACCTTCGCCATGCAGCTTCTTTTCCTGTACCGCTACCTGTTCGTGCTGGCGGAGGAGGGGGGGCGGGCGTCGAGGGCGCGCGAGCTGCGCTCCTTCGGCCGCAAGGGACGCGGCATGGCCAGCTACGCCTCGCTTTTGGGGCACCTGCTGTTGCGCACCTGGCAGCGCGCCGAGCGGATGCACATGGCGATGTTGGCGCGCGGCTACACTGGGACCTTTCCCGCGGCGCAAGGGGGGCGTTTCGGCGCGCGTGAAATCCTGTTCGTGCTTTTCTGGAGCACACTCTGCATCACCATGAGGTTGTACAACGGCGCCGAACTGCTCGGGACGCTGGTAACGGGGTATCTGCCATGA
- a CDS encoding energy-coupling factor ABC transporter ATP-binding protein gives MSHHILEIDHLRHVYPDGTEALHEVTFSICHGESVAVIGANGAGKSTLLAHMNGHLLPHSGEVRIGHVPVDRTNLNDARRTVGMVFHDPDDQLFMPTVYEDVAFGPMNLGLTGAELQNCVADALRRVDAEHLAGKAPYHLSAGEKRRVAIATVLSMSPDILVMDEPTNGLDPYARRQLIGLLKDFHHSKIITSHDLDMVLEVCERTVVLSQGVVRADGPTLEIFRDEALLRECRLEKPLSMQGCPVCGAQTR, from the coding sequence ATGAGCCACCACATTCTCGAAATCGACCACCTGCGCCACGTCTATCCCGACGGCACCGAGGCCCTGCACGAGGTGACCTTCAGCATCTGCCACGGCGAGTCGGTGGCCGTGATCGGCGCCAATGGTGCCGGGAAGTCCACGCTGCTGGCGCACATGAACGGCCACCTGCTGCCTCACTCCGGCGAGGTGCGCATCGGCCACGTCCCGGTGGACCGTACCAACCTCAACGATGCGCGGCGTACCGTGGGCATGGTCTTTCATGACCCGGACGACCAGCTCTTCATGCCGACTGTGTACGAGGACGTCGCCTTCGGGCCCATGAACCTTGGCTTGACCGGCGCCGAGTTGCAGAACTGCGTGGCCGATGCGCTGCGCCGGGTCGACGCGGAACACCTCGCGGGCAAGGCACCCTACCATCTCTCCGCCGGGGAGAAGAGGCGGGTGGCCATCGCCACGGTCCTCTCCATGTCGCCGGACATCCTGGTCATGGACGAGCCGACCAACGGGCTGGACCCGTACGCCCGCCGGCAACTGATTGGGCTCCTGAAGGATTTCCACCACAGCAAGATCATCACCAGCCATGACCTGGACATGGTGCTGGAGGTCTGCGAACGGACCGTGGTGCTTTCGCAAGGGGTGGTGCGGGCCGACGGGCCGACGCTGGAGATTTTTCGGGACGAGGCGCTGCTCAGGGAGTGCCGGCTGGAAAAGCCGCTCTCGATGCAGGGGTGTCCGGTGTGCGGCGCGCAAACGCGCTGA
- a CDS encoding cold-shock protein → MVNGTVKWFNDSKGFGFLEQENGEDVFVHFSAINSDGFKSLTEGDSVTFEIVKGPKGLQAANVSRV, encoded by the coding sequence ATGGTAAACGGTACTGTAAAGTGGTTTAACGACAGCAAGGGGTTTGGCTTTCTTGAGCAGGAGAACGGCGAGGATGTCTTCGTTCACTTCTCCGCTATCAACAGCGACGGCTTCAAATCCCTCACCGAGGGTGACAGCGTGACCTTCGAAATCGTCAAGGGACCGAAAGGCCTCCAGGCTGCGAACGTCAGCAGGGTTTAA